In the Elioraea tepida genome, one interval contains:
- a CDS encoding dipeptide/oligopeptide/nickel ABC transporter permease/ATP-binding protein — MRRLAVPGALVAAIVLIALAAPLLDLPDPVRQDVARRLSGPGPGSPLGRDEFGRDVLSRLIWGARASLTVAFASAGIACALGTLLGLLGGWFRGLGELLALRSMDIVLCFPPILLALLVVTLLGPGTATLILVLSILFLPGFVRVTYAEVLSARSHDYVEAVRALGAGPLRILLVTVLPNVAGPILVQLSLAVAAAVVLESGLSFLGLGVVPPEPSWGLMIRGARATMAQAPLLLLWPCAALTVTILAMNLLCDALRDWVDPRTAAAVRLRAIDRVLPGLLPPPRSDAVLKVEGLTVEIDTPAGVIRPVEDVSLAVGPGETVAIVGESGSGKSLTAAAVMGLLPPAARVAAGAAWFDGVDLLRLHETALRQLRGNAIAMVFQDPMSSLNPVHRTGDQVAEAILAHRPITAAAARREAVALFRRVGIADPERRSRAFPHEMSGGMRQRVMIAIAIANKPRLLIADEPTTALDVTVQAQILDLLADLRRETGMAVVFITHNLGLVAEIADRVVVMYAGQVVEQGDTASVFARPLHPYTRALLAAVPEGEAKPEAIPGTVPPPHALPPGCRFAPRCPHAAPACAAGVAPLAPQEGRHVRCVRLDVMRGETASA; from the coding sequence GTGAGGCGGCTTGCGGTTCCGGGGGCGCTGGTCGCGGCGATCGTGCTGATCGCGCTTGCCGCGCCGCTCCTGGACCTTCCCGACCCGGTGCGACAGGACGTCGCCCGACGCCTTTCCGGCCCCGGCCCGGGCAGCCCGCTCGGGCGCGACGAGTTCGGCCGCGACGTACTCTCGCGCCTGATCTGGGGCGCGCGCGCCTCGCTCACAGTCGCCTTCGCCTCGGCCGGCATCGCCTGCGCGCTCGGCACGCTGCTCGGGCTGCTGGGCGGCTGGTTCCGCGGTCTCGGTGAGCTCCTCGCGCTGCGCAGTATGGACATCGTGCTCTGCTTCCCGCCGATCCTGCTCGCGCTTCTCGTCGTCACGCTGCTCGGGCCTGGGACGGCCACGCTGATCCTGGTGCTGTCGATCCTGTTCCTGCCGGGCTTTGTGCGGGTGACCTACGCCGAGGTCCTGTCGGCACGCAGCCACGACTACGTCGAGGCGGTTCGCGCGCTCGGCGCGGGTCCTTTGCGCATCCTCCTCGTCACGGTGCTGCCGAACGTCGCCGGGCCGATCCTGGTGCAGCTGTCGCTCGCGGTCGCGGCAGCGGTGGTGCTGGAGAGCGGGCTCTCCTTTCTCGGCCTCGGCGTGGTCCCGCCCGAACCCTCCTGGGGGCTCATGATCCGCGGGGCGCGCGCGACGATGGCGCAGGCCCCGCTCCTGCTGCTCTGGCCCTGCGCGGCGCTGACCGTCACCATCCTTGCGATGAACCTTCTGTGCGACGCGCTTCGGGACTGGGTTGACCCCCGAACCGCCGCGGCCGTCCGGCTGCGCGCGATCGACCGCGTGCTGCCCGGCCTCCTGCCGCCTCCGCGCTCTGACGCCGTTCTGAAGGTGGAGGGGCTGACGGTCGAGATCGATACGCCGGCCGGGGTGATCCGGCCGGTCGAGGACGTCTCCCTGGCCGTGGGCCCTGGTGAGACGGTGGCGATCGTCGGCGAGTCGGGATCGGGCAAGTCGCTGACGGCGGCCGCCGTGATGGGGCTCCTGCCGCCGGCCGCGCGCGTCGCCGCCGGTGCGGCCTGGTTCGACGGCGTTGACCTTCTGCGTCTTCACGAGACGGCGCTCAGGCAGTTGCGCGGCAACGCCATCGCGATGGTGTTCCAGGACCCGATGAGCAGCCTCAACCCGGTTCACCGCACCGGCGACCAGGTGGCGGAGGCGATCCTGGCGCATCGGCCGATCACCGCGGCGGCGGCGCGCCGCGAGGCGGTGGCACTGTTCCGACGCGTCGGCATCGCCGACCCGGAGCGGCGGAGCCGGGCCTTCCCGCACGAGATGTCAGGCGGAATGCGCCAGCGCGTGATGATCGCGATCGCGATCGCCAACAAGCCGCGCCTGTTGATCGCCGACGAACCCACCACGGCGCTCGACGTGACGGTGCAGGCGCAGATCCTGGACCTGCTCGCCGATCTCCGGCGCGAGACCGGCATGGCGGTCGTCTTCATTACCCACAATCTCGGCCTCGTGGCCGAGATCGCCGACCGTGTGGTCGTGATGTATGCCGGCCAGGTGGTCGAGCAGGGCGACACGGCGTCGGTGTTCGCGCGGCCCCTCCATCCCTACACGCGCGCGCTGCTCGCCGCTGTGCCAGAGGGTGAGGCAAAGCCCGAGGCCATTCCCGGCACGGTGCCGCCGCCGC
- a CDS encoding ABC transporter permease translates to MLLWAARRVVVSLVLIWTVATVVFTVIHLVPGDPAELLLSSGGVAPDPAAVAELRERLGLDRPFLVQYGDFLGRLARGDLGTSMIDDHPVMDEVLLRLPRTLELIAAGAVLAVMIGIPVGTEAALRRGTVFDRATSATAALLLAVPIFVVGTLLVLVFAQWLRWMPAGGYVPLARDPWQHLTLLTMPALAIAKGLVAVVFRMTRAAVLDSLSRDFVRTARAKGLSPARILVHHVVRNAIIPVLTVLALHMGTLLGGTVLVEYVFNWPGLSTPLLKAVEARDYPMVIGIVLTISVLFVALNLVMDLVYAALDPRIRHA, encoded by the coding sequence ATGCTACTGTGGGCGGCCCGGCGCGTCGTGGTCAGCCTTGTGCTGATCTGGACCGTCGCGACCGTGGTGTTCACGGTGATCCATCTGGTTCCGGGCGATCCCGCCGAGCTCCTGCTCAGCTCAGGCGGGGTGGCGCCCGATCCGGCGGCTGTGGCCGAGCTGCGCGAGCGGCTCGGCCTCGACCGCCCATTCCTCGTGCAGTACGGCGACTTCCTCGGCCGGCTCGCACGCGGCGATCTCGGCACCTCGATGATCGACGACCATCCGGTCATGGACGAGGTGTTGCTGCGCCTGCCGCGCACGCTCGAGCTGATCGCGGCCGGTGCCGTTCTCGCGGTCATGATCGGCATTCCCGTCGGCACGGAGGCGGCGCTGAGGCGCGGCACGGTGTTCGACCGCGCGACCAGCGCCACGGCCGCGCTTCTGCTCGCGGTGCCGATCTTCGTCGTCGGCACGCTGCTGGTGCTGGTGTTCGCGCAGTGGCTGCGCTGGATGCCCGCTGGCGGCTACGTGCCGCTGGCGCGGGACCCGTGGCAGCACCTGACGCTCCTGACCATGCCTGCGCTCGCGATCGCCAAGGGCCTCGTCGCGGTGGTGTTCCGCATGACGCGCGCGGCGGTGCTCGATTCGCTCTCGCGCGACTTCGTGCGTACCGCGCGCGCCAAGGGGCTGTCGCCCGCGCGCATCCTGGTCCACCACGTCGTGCGCAACGCCATCATCCCCGTGCTGACCGTGCTCGCGCTGCACATGGGCACGCTGCTCGGCGGCACGGTGCTGGTCGAATACGTGTTCAACTGGCCCGGCCTGTCGACGCCGCTGCTCAAGGCGGTGGAGGCGCGCGACTACCCGATGGTGATCGGCATCGTGCTGACCATCTCGGTGCTGTTCGTCGCGCTCAACCTGGTGATGGACCTGGTCTACGCCGCGCTCGACCCGAGGATCCGGCACGCGTGA
- a CDS encoding ABC transporter substrate-binding protein — protein MTPTRRSLLAAGAALPFLRAWPARAQRQTGVLRFGLSSFPPSIQPWVNTGTAAATVKLLIHRGLVSFAPDGSLRGELAEAWSNDSPTSWTFRLRENALFQNGDRVTAEDIRWNLEQMASERSTAYHRAQAQRIARIETPDARTVRIVTAEPMVTLPLWFASYHMMMVSPRSPTGAGSLPVGAGPFVLKGQERGVSLDLEAFDRYYKPGLPRLRGIRMVAYADENLRVAALQAGDVDLIEYVPWQAMASIEADPKLRLDATDGPFMYLVFNATRPHLGDARIRRAIAHAIKREEIVKAAFFGRGSPLEGLPLMPGSAFHDPELASGWRYDPARARALLAEAGVPNGFTTSILATAQYGMHKDTAEVVQQNLAAVGIQAELRLPDWATRVTLGNRGQYDIAVMGTTTENNDPDGLSTLIDGSLAPSFVRSFGLRVPRIEELLAAGRAEFDGGKRRAIYAELQRIALAEAPIVGLAWRSQGYAMTPEVKGFKALGGALNFYSGITLEEASIG, from the coding sequence ATGACACCGACCCGTCGTTCACTCCTTGCCGCCGGCGCGGCGCTGCCGTTCTTGCGGGCATGGCCGGCGCGGGCGCAGCGCCAGACCGGCGTGCTGCGTTTCGGCCTCTCCTCCTTTCCGCCGAGCATCCAGCCCTGGGTGAACACCGGCACAGCGGCGGCGACCGTGAAGCTTCTGATCCATCGCGGCCTCGTCTCCTTCGCACCGGACGGTTCGTTGCGCGGCGAGCTCGCCGAGGCCTGGAGCAACGACAGCCCGACCAGCTGGACGTTCCGGCTCCGCGAGAACGCGCTGTTCCAGAACGGCGACCGCGTCACCGCCGAGGACATCCGCTGGAACCTTGAGCAGATGGCATCGGAACGCTCGACCGCCTATCATCGGGCCCAGGCGCAGCGGATCGCACGGATCGAGACGCCCGACGCGCGCACCGTGCGGATCGTCACGGCGGAGCCGATGGTCACGCTGCCGCTCTGGTTCGCGAGCTACCACATGATGATGGTCTCGCCGCGCTCGCCGACCGGCGCAGGCAGCCTGCCGGTCGGTGCCGGCCCCTTCGTGCTGAAGGGGCAGGAGCGCGGCGTCTCGCTCGATCTCGAAGCGTTCGACCGTTACTACAAACCCGGCCTTCCGAGGCTGCGCGGCATCCGAATGGTCGCCTATGCCGACGAAAACCTGCGCGTGGCCGCCCTGCAGGCAGGCGACGTCGACCTGATCGAGTACGTGCCCTGGCAGGCCATGGCCTCGATCGAGGCCGATCCGAAGCTCAGGCTGGACGCGACCGACGGCCCGTTCATGTACCTCGTGTTCAACGCGACGCGGCCCCATCTCGGCGATGCGCGCATCCGCCGCGCGATCGCGCATGCGATCAAGCGCGAGGAGATCGTCAAGGCAGCGTTCTTCGGCCGCGGCTCGCCGCTCGAGGGGCTGCCCTTGATGCCGGGCAGCGCCTTCCACGACCCGGAGCTCGCTTCGGGCTGGCGCTATGACCCCGCGCGCGCACGCGCCCTGCTCGCCGAGGCGGGGGTGCCCAACGGGTTCACCACCAGCATCCTCGCGACGGCGCAATACGGAATGCACAAGGACACCGCCGAAGTGGTGCAGCAGAACCTCGCCGCGGTGGGGATCCAGGCCGAACTCCGCCTGCCCGACTGGGCGACGCGCGTCACCCTCGGCAACCGCGGCCAGTACGACATCGCTGTGATGGGCACGACGACCGAGAACAACGACCCGGACGGGCTGAGCACGCTGATCGACGGCTCGCTCGCCCCCTCGTTCGTCCGCAGTTTCGGGCTGCGCGTGCCCCGAATCGAGGAGCTCCTCGCAGCGGGTCGTGCCGAGTTCGACGGAGGCAAGCGGCGCGCGATCTACGCCGAGCTGCAGAGGATCGCGCTCGCCGAGGCGCCGATCGTCGGCCTCGCCTGGCGCAGCCAGGGCTACGCGATGACGCCCGAGGTGAAGGGGTTCAAGGCGCTCGGCGGCGCGCTGAACTTCTACTCCGGCATCACGCTCGAGGAGGCGTCGATCGGCTGA
- a CDS encoding hydantoinase B/oxoprolinase family protein: MNVTLDIGRPKVDPITVEVIGSALSSIVEEMGETLVRASYSTNIKERRDCSTALFDIEGRTLCQAEHIPIHLGSFIGVIERILKRHPLEQIRPGDVFVGNDAYEGGGTHLPDIVLAEPIFVAGRLVAWAVNLAHHADFADRGHAHIYQEGLRIPPIRLYREGRLQEDIQELILLNCQVPRERLSDLRAQMAANRLGVARMQALCAKYGTETVLAAGAALLDYAERKMRAGIAAIPDGVWRFEDVHDSPEIEGELALSIELEVNGDTMRLHFDGPDQVRAGINMTYTALLATVYYAVKTVVDPTILPNAGLARPLIVTAREGSVVNCVHPAAVNARLSTCQRVVDLIHGALAQAVPERVTAAHNGACFVASFVGRQPGTGEPWVYLETIGGGFGARATKDGLDGVHVHTTNTSNLPVEALETEYPLTVLRYELVEGSGGPGTHRGGMGLRRVYRAEAECRLRLDGARLRSAPWGLRGGLPGGKGRFVFGPGVEPFHFGNGTLRPGQWVEIITPGGGGYGPPAGRDRAAVERDIREGRLSAAEARAIYGAG; this comes from the coding sequence ATGAACGTGACGCTCGACATCGGCCGTCCGAAGGTCGATCCGATCACGGTCGAGGTGATCGGCTCGGCACTCTCCTCGATCGTCGAGGAGATGGGCGAGACCCTCGTGCGCGCCTCCTACTCGACCAACATCAAGGAGCGGCGCGACTGCTCGACCGCCCTGTTCGACATCGAGGGCCGCACGCTCTGCCAGGCCGAGCACATCCCGATCCACCTGGGCAGCTTCATCGGCGTGATCGAGCGAATCCTCAAGCGCCACCCGCTCGAGCAGATCCGCCCCGGCGACGTCTTCGTCGGCAACGACGCGTACGAGGGCGGCGGCACGCACCTGCCCGACATCGTGCTCGCCGAGCCGATCTTCGTCGCTGGCCGCCTCGTCGCCTGGGCCGTCAATCTCGCGCATCACGCCGACTTCGCCGATCGCGGCCACGCCCACATCTATCAAGAAGGGCTTCGAATCCCGCCGATCCGGCTCTACCGTGAAGGCCGGCTGCAGGAGGACATCCAGGAGCTGATCCTGCTGAACTGCCAGGTGCCGCGCGAGCGCCTCTCCGACCTGCGTGCGCAGATGGCGGCGAACCGGCTCGGCGTCGCCCGGATGCAGGCGCTGTGCGCTAAGTACGGAACCGAGACGGTTCTCGCGGCCGGCGCCGCGCTGCTCGACTACGCCGAACGCAAGATGCGCGCCGGCATCGCCGCGATCCCCGACGGCGTCTGGCGCTTCGAGGACGTGCACGACAGCCCCGAAATCGAGGGGGAGCTCGCGCTCTCGATCGAGCTCGAAGTCAACGGCGACACGATGCGCCTGCATTTCGACGGGCCGGACCAGGTGCGCGCCGGGATCAACATGACCTACACCGCCCTGCTCGCGACCGTCTATTACGCCGTCAAGACGGTGGTCGATCCGACCATCCTCCCGAATGCCGGCCTCGCCCGCCCGCTGATCGTCACCGCCCGTGAAGGCAGCGTTGTGAACTGCGTCCACCCGGCGGCGGTGAACGCTCGGCTCTCGACCTGCCAGCGCGTGGTCGACCTGATCCACGGCGCGCTCGCCCAGGCCGTGCCCGAGCGCGTCACGGCCGCGCACAACGGTGCCTGCTTCGTCGCGAGCTTCGTCGGCCGCCAGCCCGGGACGGGCGAGCCCTGGGTCTATCTCGAGACGATCGGCGGCGGCTTCGGCGCGCGCGCGACCAAGGACGGGCTCGACGGCGTGCACGTGCACACGACCAACACGTCCAACCTGCCGGTCGAGGCGCTGGAGACCGAGTATCCGCTGACCGTGTTGCGCTACGAGCTGGTCGAGGGCTCGGGCGGGCCCGGCACCCATCGCGGCGGGATGGGGCTGCGCCGCGTCTATCGCGCCGAGGCAGAGTGCCGGCTCCGGCTCGACGGCGCGCGGCTACGCTCGGCGCCCTGGGGCCTCCGGGGCGGCCTTCCGGGTGGCAAGGGCCGCTTCGTGTTCGGCCCCGGCGTCGAGCCCTTCCATTTCGGCAACGGGACATTGCGCCCGGGCCAATGGGTGGAGATCATCACCCCGGGAGGCGGCGGCTACGGGCCGCCGGCGGGACGCGACCGGGCGGCGGTCGAGCGCGACATCCGCGAGGGCCGCCTCAGCGCGGCCGAGGCGCGGGCGATTTACGGCGCCGGCTAG
- a CDS encoding hydantoinase/oxoprolinase family protein, producing MLDRPKGSLGMTWRVGVDSGGTFTDVCLFDETSGRIEVWKVASTPDDPSRAIAQGVEEGMRRVGGVPGDVVYFGHGTTVATNALIQHRGVPTGLVTTAGFRDLLEIGRQKRPDLYDLQVDKPPVLVARDLRLEVPERVRHDGTVETRLDEIAVREAARALKRAGVASVAVCFLYAFVRPEHERAARRILAEEFPEAFLSVSHEVAPEFREFERLSTAVVNAYLGPVMQGYIRRLADRLAALGMTARPHLTQSNGGVMGLEAAANLPVRMVLSGPSTGVVGAQAIGRMAGFPDLITFDMGGTSTDVALLKSGEPRLASESIVHGYPIKAPTLDIHTVGAGGGSIAHVDSGGLLKVGPRSAGADPGPVCYDRGNDAPTVTDANVVLGTLHPTHLLGGRMPIRRDRAIAAIERLARRLGMETMETAQGILSVVTANMAKAIRVISVQRGHDPRDYTLMAFGGAGPLHAARLARELEIRRVLVPRNPGILCAIGLLLTDLRADFAATRLTPLNKEALAPMREAFETLAAQAAAWFDLEGIPAEARRVARSIDMRYAGQNYELPVALPDGPFDSSTLAFLANGFAAEHRRVYGFVAEGEPVQLVTFRIEATGLVRKASFTARPPGPEDAGAAREGVRDVWLPEAGGFVSVPVYARDRLVPGNRIAGPAIVEQMDSTTLVLPGMAARVDGYENLILEATA from the coding sequence ATGCTCGACCGACCAAAGGGAAGCTTGGGCATGACGTGGCGTGTCGGCGTCGACTCCGGGGGCACGTTCACGGATGTCTGCCTCTTCGACGAGACGAGCGGCCGCATCGAGGTCTGGAAGGTCGCCTCAACGCCGGATGATCCGTCGCGCGCGATCGCCCAAGGCGTGGAGGAGGGGATGCGCCGGGTCGGCGGCGTCCCGGGCGACGTCGTCTATTTCGGGCACGGCACGACGGTCGCGACCAATGCGCTGATCCAACATCGCGGCGTGCCGACCGGGCTCGTCACCACCGCGGGCTTCCGCGACCTGCTCGAGATCGGCCGGCAGAAGCGTCCCGATCTCTACGACCTGCAGGTGGACAAGCCGCCGGTGCTGGTCGCGCGCGACCTCAGGCTCGAAGTGCCTGAGCGGGTGCGCCACGACGGCACGGTCGAGACGCGGCTCGACGAGATCGCGGTGCGCGAGGCCGCGCGCGCGCTGAAGCGGGCCGGTGTCGCGTCGGTCGCGGTCTGCTTCCTCTACGCCTTCGTCCGCCCCGAGCACGAACGGGCCGCGCGGCGCATCCTCGCCGAGGAATTCCCCGAGGCGTTCCTCTCGGTAAGCCACGAGGTCGCGCCCGAGTTCCGCGAGTTCGAGCGCCTCTCGACGGCCGTGGTGAACGCGTATCTCGGCCCGGTGATGCAGGGATACATCCGCCGGCTCGCCGACCGTCTGGCCGCGCTCGGCATGACGGCGAGGCCGCACCTGACGCAGTCGAACGGCGGCGTGATGGGGCTCGAGGCGGCGGCGAACCTGCCGGTCCGCATGGTGCTCTCGGGCCCCTCCACCGGCGTGGTCGGCGCCCAGGCGATCGGGCGGATGGCGGGGTTCCCCGACCTGATCACCTTCGACATGGGCGGCACCAGCACCGATGTCGCGCTGCTTAAGAGCGGCGAGCCGAGGCTCGCGAGCGAGAGCATCGTCCACGGCTATCCGATCAAGGCGCCGACGCTCGACATCCACACGGTGGGCGCGGGCGGCGGCTCGATCGCCCATGTGGACAGCGGCGGCCTGCTGAAGGTCGGCCCGCGCAGCGCCGGCGCCGATCCGGGGCCGGTCTGTTACGATCGCGGCAACGACGCGCCGACTGTGACGGACGCGAATGTGGTGCTCGGCACGCTGCATCCGACGCATCTGCTCGGCGGGCGGATGCCGATCCGGCGCGACCGCGCGATCGCCGCGATCGAGCGGCTGGCGAGGCGGCTTGGCATGGAGACGATGGAGACCGCGCAGGGCATCCTCTCGGTCGTCACCGCCAACATGGCGAAGGCGATCCGCGTGATCAGCGTGCAGCGCGGCCACGATCCGCGCGACTACACGCTGATGGCGTTCGGCGGCGCGGGCCCGTTGCACGCGGCGCGGCTTGCACGCGAGCTCGAGATCCGTCGCGTTCTGGTGCCGCGCAACCCGGGAATCCTGTGCGCGATCGGGCTGCTCTTGACCGATCTGCGCGCCGATTTCGCTGCCACGCGGCTGACCCCGCTCAACAAGGAGGCGCTCGCGCCGATGCGCGAGGCGTTCGAGACGCTTGCCGCGCAGGCCGCCGCGTGGTTCGACCTCGAAGGCATCCCCGCCGAGGCACGCCGAGTGGCGCGCAGCATCGACATGCGCTACGCCGGGCAGAACTACGAGCTGCCCGTCGCGCTGCCGGACGGGCCCTTCGATTCCTCGACGCTCGCTTTCCTCGCGAACGGGTTCGCCGCCGAGCACCGCCGGGTCTACGGCTTCGTCGCCGAGGGCGAGCCGGTGCAGCTCGTCACCTTCCGCATCGAGGCCACGGGGCTGGTGCGCAAGGCCTCGTTCACTGCGCGACCGCCCGGGCCAGAGGATGCGGGCGCCGCACGCGAGGGCGTGCGCGACGTCTGGCTGCCGGAGGCGGGCGGCTTCGTCTCGGTCCCGGTCTATGCCCGCGACCGCCTGGTCCCGGGCAACCGGATCGCGGGCCCCGCGATCGTCGAGCAGATGGACTCGACCACGCTCGTTCTGCCCGGCATGGCGGCGCGCGTGGACGGCTACGAAAACTTGATCCTGGAGGCCACGGCATGA